CACCAAATACCCAGCTgttctccttcttcctcacaccGGAACACAACCCATGAAGCGAACGAGATTTGAGCTTGCTAAACCCACCAAATACCCGACCCCAAACCCATCAGATCCGCCATCTCCGGCGAGAATCCAAATGACCCCCAAACCCCATGAAAACAGATCCAACAACCACAAACACCTAAACCAAGAAGCCAACCATCAACAAACCTCTAAGCTCCGTCAAACAATGAGCTCCAAGCTCTAAAAATCATTAGGAGgaattaattttgattcttgtatataaattaaaattaatttttaattttttttatttctaaaatgacgtgtaaaatatttaattagttggcagccattgagtgACTCACTAACACACGTTGGAGCGTTTGCATTTCACGCTCTTTCACTGCAAAAAtcgtgtgtttatttatttaaaagttagatagttaaagtgtctgtttgtgcactttgaaagttggaggtcaaagttaaaatttgaagccaagtttaggatccaatatatatattatgcctaTTTATAATATAGATTGAACCAATGGTGTTTTTaattcacaaaattaattatagtTGATAGTGGAACAAATCTGAaaacttttactattttttttctaaacaaCTCCAAAAAGCCAAAAGAGAATAAAGTGATTAAGGGAGTATGATCGTAATTAATGAGTGGATTTTTGTCAATGGATGACATAGCTGTCATTccaagtaataaaaaaaaattgatcaagttTCTTTAGTCTCTGTCCATGTACAATCTATCTTTATTCTTGACACATAACCATCAGAATtaagtttataattaattatataaggATTTAGAGTTAAAAGTAGAATAAGAGTGACAAATACATTTCTATTTTATAcgttatataattttattagaaCACGATATCTTCGAGTTAGATGATACATGATATAGGGGCATATCATTGATTCATGtgaaataaaaagttattttcaatGTAAAAACGAGAGAAGCAAattgagtaaaaaaatatttgaactttaGCCAGCAAGGAAAGTCAATCATTTGATCATGATCGTGTCGAGCAGTTATGTTTAATATCTAATTAAACcatcttttatttctcaaatcatgattattacttttatatattcaattatGATCATGTAGCGcacttttgtttattttttttaggccacgttcttttcttcttataataaataatagaataataatattgGGATATATATAGTAGCTATTAACCTTCTCCTTACTAATGAAGtttttatagaatttttaaattttgtagagtaaaattagatattaaaaacttagtaaaatatataagtCATACCTCATACtaacaatttatattttaaatccatctgattattaaaattttaacaaaagaTATTTAACCAACTatgttagataaaaaaaaaacttatattaataatttactttaactgtttttaaattaagtaaaaaaagtttatggcataatacataaattggaccctaaacttggcttcaaattttaagtatgacctctaactttcatagtgcacaagtagacactttaactatccaattcttaaacaaaaaaacacgcGAATTCAACAGCCAAATTGTGTGATATACAAACGCCCTACGTGGCTTATTGAGCCACTCAGTGGCTGCCacgtaattaaaaaattacacgtattttataattaaaaaaaaagaagaaattaaaatacaaaagggTAGGGTCGTATTTTCTTTTCCCAATTTGCTCGATTTTCACTCAACATCAGCGGAGCCCTAGCTCTAATTTCTTTGCAAATCAAAGTAAAATTGTGAAGATTTgtggtcaaagttcttatctTTTGGATTATGTGTTGTTCTTCCTCAATTTAGTCTGGTTATGTTAATTTTTGCTTTTTGAAAGTTATTTTTGGTAGAAGCTGTCATCATGAGTgtaaattcacttttttttatacatgaatTACTTACAGACCAAGAAATCTTCATTATAGCTCTTTTTAcacaatgacaaaaaaaaattagaagccaTTACATAAAAAAGGATCAGAAATTGtgcacaaaaagagaaaaaaagcttGAGTACTAGaattaggaagaagaagaagaaaaatgggatttagatttgaaaaaaataaagatatatttaaaagggattcattaagggtaaaattgtcattttcacttttttttttttttttttttttactattgtgGGCCTCGAAAAATACCCCTGACGTGCCTGAATTGCGTCTCAATCACGCGTTATGCTAGGTTGGATTCGcgtgtttttttatttaagaattGAATAGTtgaagtgcctacttgtgcattTTGAAAGTTAGAGGtcatacttaaaatttaaagctAAATTTAGGAtccaatttatgtattatgccaaagtTTATTAATGTAATCAATTAACATGAAATGGACAGACAATAGACCGTGCATGTGCATTTCTATGAAGGTAAGCAATTAATTCCAACAAGAAATCTCCTCACTCATCTAAAGGGAAAAAAGTAGTGAACACCTTTTCTGTGCAAAAGTGAAAAATCATACAGAGAAAAATGCTCTCCTCCAAACTCTCCTGGCTGATCACGGTGGCTATCATGGCGGCGCTACTGTCGGCAACCACCACAGAGGCACAAACGCCGTCGTGTGCTTCTAAACTTGTCCCCTGTGCACCTTTCCTCAACTCAACCAAACCACCGGCTTCTTGCTGTGACCCACTAAGAGAAGCCGTGACCAAAGATCTTCAATGTCTCTGCAATCTTTACGAAAATCCCGCTTTGTTGGTTTCTCTCGGTATTAACGTTACTCAAGCTATTGGACTTCCTAAGTACTGTAATATCCCTGGCGATGTTACCGCTTGTAAAGGTAGGATTTAACCCCAGATTTTGAAATGGGGATCTGAATTGAGGCTCAATTTTTTGCATTTGGAGTTGATAACTATGTTTTTACATGGATCGAAGTAAGAATTATACTTCAAATctgatatttttcatttttgattcTCTGTTCATCTCTAATCTGGGAATGGTAAGTAATTTTGTTCGATGACTAATTGGGGCGTAAATTATTTCTGTTTTAACATGTAACTGTCATGATCGATTTTCGcattaatttgattattattattatttttttgtctacAGCGGCTgctccaagttcaagttctccTTCTGAGAAAACGCCACCAGGTAACTGAGATTGAATTGCTCGTTGTTTCAACTTTGTTAACACTGAGTTAATAGTAGTCAATTATGAACAATTTTGGAGTATGcatcaatttgatttgattttttattaattattgaacCTTGCTCCTTTGAATTTTACTGAATCGTGATCCATAGGTGTTTCTAGTTCCATTCATTTTTGCTTGGCCTTATTCAACTTTGCTCCTTTAGTAGTGTTTGTTTTACTAATTATACTTATTAATTATGCTTTGAAAAACTGTTTGACTACTGGTACTTAAAGGAtaattttggaagaaaaaatGTTGAGGGGTTATTTTCacaaatattttgattgaatcagtttgaaaagaaaaaataatagtattttcACACGAAAGCTTTCCAGTATTTCAGTCAGAATTTGTTTCCCACCATTTGTTTTCCCAGTAAGCTGGTTCGGTGGGAAATGGtggaaaaattatgttttaaaacgCAAATTTCCCATTGATTCGCGGTGGAAAACATCTGCTTCTAGTATTGGGTGAAGCCAAGGTTACAACTTTATAGGTTTAGTTTATTTTTGCTTTTAGCATTAGCCGAAGCTTAAGATTTCAACTTTATTAATtaagtttcttccagattttaGCCTAGGCAAAGCCAAGATTTCAACTTAATAGGTTAGAATTTTAGAATGCATATTCGGGCTTCTAGCTTGTGGAACTATActgggtatattgttgttgatgttgtatccgAATTTCTAGTTCCACACCTGCTTTTATGGCGTTATAGGACAGCCtttgttaaatttaaattatagcACAAAAATTCGAAGGTTGACTTGCTAACGCTGTCCTTGTTCAATAATTCAGAAATTTGATAACATAGCTATATTCCTTGACCTTTTCAAACTATTAAATAAGTTTTCACCAAGTAACTTGTCATATACGATCTTTGAAATGAGACAAAACATATATTGTGTTCCTTTTTCAAAACAAGAAATTGAGTAGATTGCGATATACTATAAATTTGTGGTCCATCAAGAATATTTATGCTGGACTTATAGATGCACTCTACATGTTTTGTTCATTCTGTGTTGTGATGAAATTTCCTTAGATGTCAAATTAATTTGGTGTCAGACATATAAACCTTTTTAGTAGTGTCTATCTTTGTTTGCACCTTCGACGATTAGTGggataaacaaaaataaaaatattgaataacaTCGGGTGAGAAATCAAATTTCCCGTTCTTCCTGTTTTAATCAAGTTTCTCTAAGGTTGCAAAAATACTTTACATTTTCCCCAGACACGATCATTAATTATTTCCAGTGAGGACTTAAGTTGAAGTGTTTGGCCTGATTCTTATTTCTTAGTGGGGTTCAATCAATTTTATGGTGTTCAATCAATCTTAGATCTACAGCCAAAAAAATTGACCTACTTTGTTAAGCTTAATTTGAGGAATCGAGCTGTTTCTTAAGAGAAAAAGTCATTCATGGTGGAAATGAAAATGTTCCGACTTCAGTAATTATTAAGAGAGGCATTCGTCTCAATATTAAGAATCTTGTTCTTTCTTATCCAATAAGCCATTGGAATTATACAGAGCAGTTTCTCTTGGATGTTGCTTAGCTATGTAATAAGTttttaaagtcttttttatGCCCTTACCCCTGATCGCTTTGTCTTTCTAGAGTAAGTTCACTTTTCTTCTGTTTTCCTCCTCTTGAGTCATGCCGATTGAAGGTTTTTACAACGCTGgcaaataaaagaagaatggaGATAGAGGATGACAATATTTATTATTGCAACTTCTGCCGAGTAATATTTTACCTCGTTTAATGTTATGTGCCCCAGGTACTCTGAGATTTTGTGGCAGTTTGGAGTGGAATGTGGCATATTTGTTATGCTACTCGACTAATGATCATAATTTTACTACTTGTGTGTGGGAGTATCTTGTTTAGGACTTTAGACATTTTAGTCATTGACCTGGACATGAGGATTTGCCAAATGGAGAACGGAAACATCTGTCTAAATCATATGCATCCATCTCTTCCTCTTTTTGAATTTATCTCCCAGTAAAATGTAGATTCGAGATTATGTTAATTTTGTTTGGCTTACATATTGATTCATGTTTAATTTGCATTGCATTCTTGCtaacaatatttttctcttgatGAAACTTTACAGTCACCACCCCAGCTTCAAAAGATAAAAACGGAGTGAGCACGGTTGCATGGACTGGAATGTCAAGCTTACTCATGCTCTTTGCTTCTTTCGTGCTTGCTTAGTTCACCGAGTATGTCCTTCATGTATTGAGGAAATGTTGATGAATTTCTTTGTTCCAGTGTTTATTTAGGGAATTGACAGATTGCACTCTAAGACTTGATCACTTTTATTCTCTGAAGTTTCCCATTGTATTATCTGTTGAGATGAACTAAATTGATGTATGAGTTATAGTGCATACTTTGTgtttgcatgttcttgatgtATTTATGGGGTATTTTTTCCTCCCTACCCAAGAGCTTCCATCCTTTTTCTCCCTAggtgactcgaactcacaaCTTTTgagttggaagtgaggggtgtttACCATCGGACCAACTCCCTCTCATCATTCATGGCGTATATTAAGTGAAATGTGGCACGTTATAATAATAGAAAGGGCCTTTTTTCTTCTCTAGTCATTATTCTTGGCATTAGAAAGCAGGAACACAAAATGTACCATAGAAAGCTTTTACTCTTTAAAAGCTTCATATGCATCTTGTTTTAACTCGTGTGGGGGGAGACTAAAGTTCTAGCTACTAGTTCGGCATAACTCAAAAgcttttctatatttttgttgagaaaTATGCTTACGAGAACTCGATATGCTTTCTCTTCCTGTTTGTCATAAATTCTAGATAGTTACATAATTCTTTTatattaaactttgttttataacacTAACTCCctttaaagtgatttttttggcattttttatttatttaaaaaaatgattttaaagaaataaaaagttattatttctttttcatttttttaatctaacaAGTATAGAACAAATTTCCAAGAAGTCTTTCAAAACTTCTTTACGGGAGTATTATTTTTAGATTACTGTAAAAGTTAAAAGTGAAGGGCTAAAAttcaaaaacatgctttaaaatattttagttttttgagtttcatatttgaattattaagtGTGCAAGTTGGTTACATACAAATCACTAATCACTAACTATTTATTAAAACATGCTTCCTACTTACATGATAGTGatattttaaatagaaaaagtgaataattttactttaataaatagttgttgatagtttaaataaaaatgtacacatttgatagtttatttacttgtgaaattttaaaaattgaaatactttAGCTATTATTTTAACCTAGAcgtaattttccaaaaaaacaaacacttaaatgaaaataacaaaGCAAATAAAACGGAACAAAGAGTTTATCCAGTAATAGAAGCTACTAGAAGAACCTAGTCAGCTCCAGTCCCCTTCCATTTTCCTCGCCTCACTACCGAAAGCTAGGGTTTACAGTTTCTGCAATTTCGAAGATTTTGAATCTGTAGTAATCGGAAAAAGCTATGGACCCGATGAAATTGAATCAACTGAAGCAATTCGTCGAACAGTGCAAATCCAATCCTTCCATTCTCTCCGATCcttctctttcatttttccgTGACTACATTGAGAAGTAAGTACGCTGTTTAGTTCCATTTGAGAATTGTAATTTTTGACTTTTTCCCCTAATCTTATGTTATTATGAACATATGAATGGATGATGGATCGCTACTTTGCTTTCAGTTACTGTAGTTTTGGATGAATGAACTTTATGTCGATTTATTTGTTTTACAGTCTCGGTGCTAAACTTCCTCCGGCTGCTTACGACACCGGCGATTACAAAGAGGTATTTTCCTTGCTTCATTATAGTGTGACGTAATGGTCAATGATGTGGGTTGAGAATAATGAGGTTCCCGACTAGTTATCTTGTActtgttgctggtgggaggtggctTGTATCTCGTGGAATTAGTCAGAAGTGCGCAAGTTGGTTTTGGACACCACAGTtagaaaaaagtaaataaatattattggtTCTGTGAAATCTTAATATTATTGTTTCTGATGAGTAAAGTAACCTGTACAATCACAAATAGGGAATCTTAATATTATTGTTTCTGGTTATCCTCCCTTAACCAGaagtttattattaataaaataatgtcTCTTAGTAATGTCTAACGGCTACTCGTGTGATTTGGAATAGAGTTAGAGTAATTAAAATCTTCTAGCTAAAAGATTAAAGAGTTCTATTTAATAACTTCTATGAATATACACTAGGTTACAcaaaaaagtcatttttggaTCAATCCAAAGCCCAACCCTCCTCGGGTTTGAGCCCTAGGTATGGAAAAATCCTTGGTAGGGAGCGCTGCCCCGAACGAACCCCTACTCAGCGCGAATCCAAACTCCAATGCGGGTACTACTGAACATGTCCAATTATTTTCCAAACAATTTAGTCCTGAAATCATATGAAAGGAAGGTTAAAAAATTCTGCGGTCTCTAGGAATCAAGATTTATATCATGGAAGCAAGGGATTCCAAATGGTTGGGTGTGATGCTGAGTTGTTAAGACTTACTTAGCTCCAGCTAGGCAAGTGTGAGGTTCATAAAACTTCTGATATGCCTTGAAAGGCAAATTACTGACTATTGTAGTAGTAAAATGGGGTTGAACTGATTTGATTGTGATTTTCTTAGATACCTACATGTTTCCACTTTATATTGTTTCTTTAGTTACTGTATTAGTATGGTCCGTGGTTTCTCATTCAATATGGGGTAATCAGAAAGTGTAGCCTCTCCCTGGATTTTATATTGTCCTATTGATCTAACGTTTTCTATGCAGAAGTCTCATGCGGTGGATGCGAGTGATGACGAAATGGATGATGTTGAGAATGATGCTAGTACGAAAGAGACAGTTGAAGAAGAGGAGGAGCCTGAGATAATTGAATCCGATATTGAGCTTGATGAGAGTGACACCGTGGAACCTGACAATGATGAGCCACAGAAGGTTTGCCATCTGACTGATATAACATTTTCTTTCTGTTTTGGATTTAAAGGTTCGtgtttatttttaacatttcaaATCTGTTTTTCTAGATGGGAGACCCTTCCGTGGAGGTTACTGAAGAAAGCCGTGATGCTTCTCAGGAATCCAAAGCTCAGGCCATGGAAGCAATTTCTGAAGGTGATTTTGTTCAATGTCTATATGTCGGCATGCGTGTCTGCATGTCCGCAAAACCAGTGGCATCATCTCTCTTacttttgttgtttgttttcatCAGGTAAGCTAGAAGATGCAATTGAGCATCTTACAAAGGCAGTTCTCCTCAATCCTACATCCGCAATTATGTATGCTACTAGAGGTACATTTACCACTTGCTTTCAAATTGAATTTATTGATGTTGATTTTTTGTAATTCGAGTATTCATTTGCATTCAACAAATCACCGTTTTTTGCTCGTCTTACACAGCTACTGTttatatcaagatgaagaagcCAAATGCTGCCATACGAGATGCAACTGCAGCATTGGAGGTTGATCTCGCTCTCAGATTTGCTTACCTGAATTTGGCTCTGTTCTGTTTACATTTCTaattatttaagtattttttgaTAAGTTCTCTCAACAATTGCAGTGGGTGGCTTTAtccaaaagtaataataaaagaatGTCATTGACTGAGTAATATTTCTTGCGGGCTTTATATGGAAAATACCCTGAATAATTTCTTCCATTCTTGAGACAGACATGGAGTCATGTAGGCATTAGATTTGCATGCTTCCAAGTTAATCCATTTTTTGGTCATGTGGTTGAATACATTGTAGTCTTCCCAAATAGAAATCATTCTTGTTTTAACCTCCGATTGAATGCTTATGTCAAACAATGTATAAATTTCGGCGACAATTTGAAAAAGTAGACAACATGATTTTAGGAAAGCAGTTTTCTTTTGTCCTGCATcacaatgaaaaagaaaaattggatCAATTTTGTGTTCAATATATCATGGGCACTTGACTGTTCTTGCAGATAAACCCAGATTCTGCTAAAGGTTACAAATCTCGTGGCATTGCCAGTGCCATGCTGGGACAATGGGAGGCAGCTGCTAAGGATCTTCACGTGGCTTCCAAGCTGGACTATGATGAGGAAATAAGTGCTGTGCTTAAGAAGGTTGCTTCGT
This genomic stretch from Solanum stenotomum isolate F172 chromosome 10, ASM1918654v1, whole genome shotgun sequence harbors:
- the LOC125842486 gene encoding non-specific lipid transfer protein GPI-anchored 7-like — its product is MLSSKLSWLITVAIMAALLSATTTEAQTPSCASKLVPCAPFLNSTKPPASCCDPLREAVTKDLQCLCNLYENPALLVSLGINVTQAIGLPKYCNIPGDVTACKAAAPSSSSPSEKTPPVTTPASKDKNGVSTVAWTGMSSLLMLFASFVLA
- the LOC125841794 gene encoding FAM10 family protein At4g22670 isoform X4 — encoded protein: MDPMKLNQLKQFVEQCKSNPSILSDPSLSFFRDYIENLGAKLPPAAYDTGDYKEKSHAVDASDDEMDDVENDASTKETVEEEEEPEIIESDIELDESDTVEPDNDEPQKMGDPSVEVTEESRDASQESKAQAMEAISEGKLEDAIEHLTKAVLLNPTSAIMYATRATVYIKMKKPNAAIRDATAALEINPDSAKGYKSRGIASAMLGQWEAAAKDLHVASKLDYDEEISAVLKKVEPNAHRIEEHRRKYDRLRKEREDRKIERERQRRKAEAQAAYEKAKKQEESSSSRRAGGFPGGMPGGFPGGMPGGFPGGMPGSAPGGMPGGMPGGMPGAAPGGMPGNMDYSKILNDPELMAAFKDPDVMAALQDVMKNPANLAKHQGNPKIAPIIAKMMGKFAGNN
- the LOC125841794 gene encoding FAM10 family protein At4g22670 isoform X3, yielding MDPMKLNQLKQFVEQCKSNPSILSDPSLSFFRDYIENLGAKLPPAAYDTGDYKEKSHAVDASDDEMDDVENDASTKETVEEEEEPEIIESDIELDESDTVEPDNDEPQKMGDPSVEVTEESRDASQESKAQAMEAISEGKLEDAIEHLTKAVLLNPTSAIMYATRATVYIKMKKPNAAIRDATAALEINPDSAKGYKSRGIASAMLGQWEAAAKDLHVASKLDYDEEISAVLKKVEPNAHRIEEHRRKYDRLRKEREDRKIERERQRRKAEAQAAYEKAKKQEESSSSRRAGGFPGGMPGGFPGGMPGGFPGGMPGGFPGGMPGSAPGGMPGGMPGGMPGAAPGGMPGNMDYSKILNDPELMAAFKDPDVMAALQDVMKNPANLAKHQGNPKIAPIIAKMMGKFAGNN
- the LOC125841794 gene encoding FAM10 family protein At4g22670 isoform X2, whose protein sequence is MDPMKLNQLKQFVEQCKSNPSILSDPSLSFFRDYIENLGAKLPPAAYDTGDYKESHAVDASDDEMDDVENDASTKETVEEEEEPEIIESDIELDESDTVEPDNDEPQKMGDPSVEVTEESRDASQESKAQAMEAISEGKLEDAIEHLTKAVLLNPTSAIMYATRATVYIKMKKPNAAIRDATAALEINPDSAKGYKSRGIASAMLGQWEAAAKDLHVASKLDYDEEISAVLKKVEPNAHRIEEHRRKYDRLRKEREDRKIERERQRRKAEAQAAYEKAKKQEESSSSRRAGGFPGGMPGGFPGGMPGFPGGMPGGFPGGMPGGFPGGMPGGFPGGMPGSAPGGMPGGMPGGMPGAAPGGMPGNMDYSKILNDPELMAAFKDPDVMAALQDVMKNPANLAKHQGNPKIAPIIAKMMGKFAGNN
- the LOC125841794 gene encoding FAM10 family protein At4g22670 isoform X5 produces the protein MDPMKLNQLKQFVEQCKSNPSILSDPSLSFFRDYIENLGAKLPPAAYDTGDYKEKSHAVDASDDEMDDVENDASTKETVEEEEEPEIIESDIELDESDTVEPDNDEPQKMGDPSVEVTEESRDASQESKAQAMEAISEGKLEDAIEHLTKAVLLNPTSAIMYATRATVYIKMKKPNAAIRDATAALEINPDSAKGYKSRGIASAMLGQWEAAAKDLHVASKLDYDEEISAVLKKVEPNAHRIEEHRRKYDRLRKEREDRKIERERQRRKAEAQAAYEKAKKQEESSSSRRAGGMPGGFPGGMPGSAPGGMPGGMPGGMPGAAPGGMPGNMDYSKILNDPELMAAFKDPDVMAALQDVMKNPANLAKHQGNPKIAPIIAKMMGKFAGNN
- the LOC125841794 gene encoding FAM10 family protein At4g22670 isoform X1, which translates into the protein MDPMKLNQLKQFVEQCKSNPSILSDPSLSFFRDYIENLGAKLPPAAYDTGDYKEKSHAVDASDDEMDDVENDASTKETVEEEEEPEIIESDIELDESDTVEPDNDEPQKMGDPSVEVTEESRDASQESKAQAMEAISEGKLEDAIEHLTKAVLLNPTSAIMYATRATVYIKMKKPNAAIRDATAALEINPDSAKGYKSRGIASAMLGQWEAAAKDLHVASKLDYDEEISAVLKKVEPNAHRIEEHRRKYDRLRKEREDRKIERERQRRKAEAQAAYEKAKKQEESSSSRRAGGFPGGMPGGFPGGMPGFPGGMPGGFPGGMPGGFPGGMPGGFPGGMPGSAPGGMPGGMPGGMPGAAPGGMPGNMDYSKILNDPELMAAFKDPDVMAALQDVMKNPANLAKHQGNPKIAPIIAKMMGKFAGNN